The Diadema setosum chromosome 1, eeDiaSeto1, whole genome shotgun sequence genome has a window encoding:
- the LOC140229624 gene encoding LOW QUALITY PROTEIN: G protein-coupled receptor 137Ba-like (The sequence of the model RefSeq protein was modified relative to this genomic sequence to represent the inferred CDS: inserted 1 base in 1 codon), with translation MQARESFMAALPIDRPPPSGPGWVSPLPVTTRAMQPIIEANLERSLAITFIILYGLLFVIIYVQLFLILYYGHKRFSYQTVFLFLCLFWSALRTTLFSFYILNAGEVDELCFVLYWLLLGFPVCLQFTSLCLLILYFAQVILKARIRYEPDQHHRRYKWRLRLAIVLLPLIFTLINLISGILIKXLSSEGGKHATLTTRVILNEGLFLFAAIWLSVCIWKITHMTSANILLEARVGTTVGQACVACVVIILLYVSRTVYNIIAVSWVRCPSFGYTWMNVNDQVTDLIKLKGNHFVAFGIVLFVWEFLPTFILVIFFRVKRFASRVNVPEVKPGAKTPSKAYFFDNPNRYNSDDDLTKTFSTNDTRHSSSINDISSLTNTPQSVPRMGYGALIRSSSYSGQQHPMPGTTPPLLFSSNTSYSGYGSINYD, from the exons ATGCAAGCCAGGGAGTCATTTATGGCTGCACTGCCGATAGACCGCCCACCGCCATCGGGGCCCGGGTGGGTGTCGCCTTTGCCCGTCACAACGCGTGCCATGCAGCCCATCATCGAAGCCAATCTCGAGCGCTCCCTGGCGATCACCTTCATCATCCTGTACGGGCTGCTCTTCGTCATCATCTACGTGCAGCTCTTCTTGATCCTGTACTATGGCCACAAGCGCTTCAGCTACCAGACCGTCTTTCTCTTCCTGTGCCTCTTCTGGTCGGCGCTGCGAACGACTCTCTTCTCGTTCTACATCCTGAACGCGGGCGAGGTGGACGAGCTGTGCTTTGTCCTCTACTGGCTCCTGCTGGGGTTCCCCGTGTGCTTACAGTTCACAAGCCTGTGTCTTCTCATCCTTTACTTTGCACAG gtcaTTTTAAAAGCACGCATACGGTATGAGCCAGACCAGCACCACCGTCGCTACAAGTGGCGGCTGCGCCTGGCGATAGTCCTCCTCCCGCTGATCTTCACCCTCATCAACCTCATCTCGGGCATCCTCATTA GTCTCTCCTCGGAGGGGGGCAAGCACGCGACCCTGACGACTCGGGTCATCCTCAACGAGGGCCTCTTTCTGTTTGCGGCCATCTGGCTCTCCGTCTGCATCTGGAAGATCACCCACATGACGTCGGCCAACATCCTCCTCGAGGCGAGGGTAG GGACGACGGTAGGTCAGGCGTGTGTTGCGTGTGTGGTCATCATACTGCTCTACGTCAGTAGAACGGTCTATAACATCATTGCTGTCTCGTGGGTCCGGTGCCCGTCCTTCGGCTACACGTGGATGAATGTGAACGACCAGGTCA CTGATCTGATTAAACTCAAGGGGAATCACTTTGTGGCATTTGGTATTGTTCTCTTCGTCTGGGAATTCTTaccgacatttattttggtCATATTCTTCCGCGTCAAGAGATTTGCATCGAGAGTG AATGTGCCGGAGGTGAAGCCTGGAGCTAAAACGCCATCCAAAGCCTACTTCTTTGACAACCCAAATCGTTACAACAGCGATGACGACTTGACCAAGACATTTAGTACTAACGACACAAGGCA CAGTAGCTCAATCAACGACATTTCGTCGCTGACCAACACCCCCCAGAGCGTGCCCAGGATGGGCTATGGTGCATTGATCCGTAGCAGCAGCTACTCAGGCCAGCAGCACCCCATGCCAGGAACTACCCCTCCTCTCCTCTTCTCCAGCAACACCTCGTACTCGGGATACGGCAGCATAAATTATGACTGA